A genomic window from Sanguibacter antarcticus includes:
- a CDS encoding ribonuclease D, with translation MPSTPDTTSTSVPEETVPGPPDPDDATEQTEAPALEITLLTEPADGVPDVLTTNAELARAVRQLSAGTGPVAVDAERASGYRYGQRTYLVQLRREGTGTVLIDPVPLPDLSTVSDALEGVEWIFHAASQDLPGLAEQNLHASRVFDTELGARLLGLDRVGLAAVVAELLGLGLAKEHSAVDWSTRPLPDEWLRYAALDVEVLIELRNIMAARLEAAGKLGWAEQEFEAVRTMAPPAPRVDPWRRVHGVHGLRDRRMLAVVRELWIARDRLGQSRDIAPGRVLPDRAIIAAATALPRSVGELTRVHAFGGPATRRRAALWQRAIDIALALPESELPDTKGPRTDAPPPPKVWADRDPDAAARLAYARAGMARLSEAHSVPLENLLQPDLLRRVCWRPPAETTLAAVEERLREGGARAWQVELTAGLLFEALGEHA, from the coding sequence ATGCCGTCCACACCTGACACCACGTCCACCAGCGTTCCCGAGGAGACGGTGCCCGGACCGCCGGACCCCGACGACGCCACCGAGCAGACCGAGGCGCCTGCTCTCGAGATCACGCTCCTCACCGAGCCCGCCGACGGTGTCCCGGACGTCCTCACGACGAACGCCGAGCTGGCCCGCGCCGTCCGTCAGCTCTCCGCGGGGACCGGCCCGGTCGCCGTCGACGCCGAACGCGCGTCGGGCTATCGCTACGGGCAGCGGACCTACCTCGTCCAGCTGCGACGCGAAGGAACCGGCACGGTGCTCATCGATCCGGTCCCTCTGCCCGACCTCTCCACAGTCTCCGACGCCCTCGAAGGCGTCGAGTGGATCTTCCACGCAGCGTCCCAAGACCTACCTGGTCTCGCGGAGCAGAACCTGCACGCGTCACGGGTCTTCGACACCGAGCTCGGCGCACGGCTCCTCGGGCTCGACCGGGTGGGGCTCGCGGCGGTCGTCGCAGAACTGCTCGGGCTCGGTCTCGCCAAGGAGCACTCCGCGGTGGACTGGTCGACCCGGCCGCTGCCCGACGAGTGGTTGCGCTATGCGGCGCTCGACGTCGAGGTCCTCATCGAGCTGCGCAACATCATGGCTGCCCGGCTCGAGGCCGCAGGAAAGCTCGGGTGGGCCGAGCAAGAGTTCGAGGCCGTTCGCACCATGGCCCCGCCTGCACCGCGGGTCGACCCGTGGCGCAGGGTGCACGGTGTCCACGGTCTGCGCGACCGTCGGATGCTCGCTGTCGTCCGTGAGCTGTGGATCGCCCGCGACCGTCTCGGGCAGTCGCGGGACATCGCGCCCGGACGCGTCCTGCCGGACCGTGCGATCATCGCTGCGGCGACCGCGCTGCCACGGTCTGTCGGCGAGCTGACACGGGTCCATGCGTTCGGCGGTCCAGCGACCCGGCGACGTGCGGCACTGTGGCAACGCGCGATCGACATCGCGCTCGCCCTCCCGGAGAGCGAGCTCCCGGACACCAAGGGCCCGCGCACAGACGCACCCCCGCCGCCCAAGGTGTGGGCCGACCGCGACCCCGACGCGGCAGCGCGCCTCGCGTACGCGCGCGCAGGGATGGCCCGGCTGTCGGAGGCACACTCAGTTCCGCTGGAGAACCTTCTCCAGCCAGACCTGCTCCGACGGGTCTGCTGGCGCCCGCCCGCCGAGACGACTCTCGCGGCGGTCGAAGAACGGTTGCGCGAGGGCGGCGCGCGCGCGTGGCAGGTCGAGCTCACAGCAGGCCTCCTCTTCGAAGCCCTGGGCGAGCACGCCTGA
- a CDS encoding DUF1416 domain-containing protein, with translation MSCAAPDQNLPAAAAPGATLIEGTVSISGEPVGGAYVRLHDATGEFTAEVVASTSGRFRFYAAPGTWEVRVLSPRGNARQEVTAEVGVTTTELVLG, from the coding sequence ATGAGCTGCGCTGCACCTGACCAGAACCTGCCCGCCGCCGCGGCGCCCGGCGCCACCCTCATCGAGGGCACCGTCAGCATATCCGGCGAGCCTGTGGGCGGGGCCTACGTCCGCCTGCACGACGCCACCGGCGAGTTCACCGCAGAGGTCGTGGCCAGCACCTCAGGTCGATTCCGGTTCTATGCCGCACCCGGCACGTGGGAGGTACGCGTCCTGTCCCCGCGCGGCAACGCCCGCCAGGAGGTCACCGCCGAGGTCGGGGTGACCACGACCGAGCTCGTCCTCGGGTAG
- a CDS encoding thiolase family protein: MPAPAHRPVVRDVVFVEGVRTPFGKARPDGLYAATRADDLAVKTVRELLRRRPELPAERIDEVAIAATTQSGDQGLTLGRSVAVLAGLPKSVPGFAIDRMCAGAMTAVTTTASAIGFGQQDVTLAGGVEHMGHHPMGFDADPNPRFVSEKLVDSTALVMGATAENLHDRFPHLTKERADAYGVASQAKYAAAVAAGQISPDLVPIAVRSDAGWGLATADELARPGTSMADIANLKTPFRPGGRITAGNASPLTDGASMCLLAAGDVVDELGLPARMRLVSFAYAGVDPEIMGYGPIPSTERALANAGLTIDDIGLFEINEAFAVQVLTFLDHFGLSDDDSRVNRYGGAIAVGHPLASSGVRLMTQLARQFEENPDVRYGLTTMCVGLGMGGTVVWENPHHADYSGHTTTHASTTTEN; this comes from the coding sequence ATGCCCGCTCCCGCCCACCGTCCCGTGGTACGCGACGTCGTCTTCGTCGAAGGGGTGAGGACCCCGTTCGGCAAGGCCCGCCCCGACGGCCTCTACGCCGCGACGCGCGCAGACGACCTCGCCGTCAAGACCGTCCGAGAGCTTCTCCGGCGCCGCCCCGAGCTCCCCGCCGAACGGATCGACGAGGTCGCCATCGCCGCGACGACGCAGTCCGGCGACCAGGGCCTCACTCTCGGACGCTCGGTCGCCGTGCTCGCGGGGCTCCCCAAGTCCGTCCCTGGGTTCGCCATCGACCGCATGTGCGCCGGTGCGATGACCGCGGTCACGACGACCGCCTCCGCGATCGGCTTCGGCCAGCAGGACGTCACCCTCGCCGGCGGCGTCGAGCACATGGGCCACCACCCGATGGGCTTCGACGCCGATCCGAACCCTCGGTTCGTCTCGGAGAAGCTCGTCGACTCCACGGCGCTGGTCATGGGCGCGACCGCGGAGAACCTCCACGACCGGTTCCCGCACCTGACGAAGGAGCGCGCCGACGCCTACGGCGTCGCGAGCCAGGCGAAGTATGCCGCTGCGGTCGCAGCAGGCCAGATCTCCCCCGACCTCGTCCCGATCGCGGTCCGGTCCGACGCCGGATGGGGTCTGGCGACCGCGGACGAGCTGGCCCGCCCAGGCACCTCGATGGCCGACATCGCCAACCTCAAGACGCCGTTCCGACCGGGCGGCCGCATCACCGCGGGGAACGCCTCTCCGCTCACCGACGGAGCGTCGATGTGCCTGCTCGCGGCAGGTGACGTGGTCGACGAGCTCGGGCTCCCCGCCCGCATGCGCCTCGTCTCGTTCGCCTACGCGGGCGTCGACCCGGAGATCATGGGCTACGGCCCCATCCCCTCGACCGAGCGTGCGCTGGCGAACGCAGGTCTGACGATCGACGACATCGGGCTCTTCGAGATCAACGAGGCCTTCGCCGTCCAGGTCCTCACGTTCCTCGACCACTTCGGGCTCTCGGACGACGACTCCCGCGTCAACAGGTACGGCGGGGCCATCGCTGTCGGGCACCCGCTCGCCTCGTCCGGCGTGCGCCTCATGACGCAGCTCGCCCGCCAGTTCGAGGAGAACCCGGACGTGCGCTACGGCCTCACGACCATGTGCGTCGGGCTCGGCATGGGCGGCACCGTCGTCTGGGAGAACCCGCACCACGCGGACTACTCCGGGCACACGACCACGCACGCGTCCACGACGACCGAGAACTGA
- a CDS encoding DUF3000 domain-containing protein: MITADQTDVPEGFLSALRSLRAARVRPEVQLTEVPAPRKIAPFSAALNGEMVSPELERSGHSASGRFIVLHDPAGQDVWEGTYRLVTLVRATLDPEMGADPLLAEVAWSWLEESFMLSGARAHAQGGTVTRVVSESFGALSMREPETEIEIRASWTPPEPSPRGGVPFDLGPHLAAWSGLLCMTTGLPTYPDGVTPFPSHRVPRGVS; the protein is encoded by the coding sequence GTGATCACGGCCGACCAGACAGACGTCCCCGAGGGCTTCCTCAGCGCGCTGCGTTCCCTGCGTGCAGCACGGGTGCGACCCGAGGTCCAGCTGACCGAGGTGCCGGCACCCCGCAAGATCGCTCCGTTCTCGGCAGCGCTCAACGGTGAGATGGTCTCCCCCGAGCTCGAACGATCGGGCCACAGCGCCTCAGGCCGCTTCATCGTGCTCCACGACCCGGCAGGTCAGGACGTCTGGGAGGGCACGTACCGCTTGGTGACGCTCGTCCGTGCGACGCTCGATCCCGAGATGGGAGCAGACCCGTTGCTCGCCGAGGTCGCGTGGTCGTGGCTCGAGGAGTCCTTCATGCTCTCCGGTGCGCGCGCGCACGCACAGGGGGGCACGGTGACCCGGGTGGTCTCGGAGAGTTTCGGGGCGCTGAGCATGCGCGAACCAGAGACCGAGATCGAGATCCGCGCCTCGTGGACCCCTCCGGAGCCATCGCCTCGCGGCGGCGTACCGTTCGACCTCGGACCGCACCTCGCGGCCTGGTCAGGTCTCCTGTGCATGACGACGGGCCTGCCCACCTATCCGGACGGCGTCACGCCGTTCCCGTCGCACCGCGTTCCGCGGGGAGTGTCCTGA
- a CDS encoding sulfurtransferase gives MARNDVLVSADWAEAHLHTPGLVFVEVDEDTSAYDTGHLDGAIKLDWKLDLQDPVRRDFVDKEQFEALLSAKGISNDDTVVLYGGNNNWFAAYAFWYFTLYGHQSVKLVDGGRKKWELESRPLSDTVVTRPSTTYVAQDQDLSIRAFRDEVVASIGQKNLVDVRSPDEFSGKILAPAHLPQEHAQRAGHVPSAINIPWSKAANDDGTFKSDEELAAIYGAAGLDTTKPTIAYCRIGERSSHSWFVLSELLGQPDVKNYDGSWVEYGSLVGVPIELETAK, from the coding sequence ATGGCACGCAACGACGTCCTCGTCTCGGCCGACTGGGCCGAAGCACACCTCCACACTCCTGGCCTCGTCTTCGTCGAGGTCGACGAGGACACGAGCGCCTACGACACAGGTCACCTCGACGGTGCGATCAAGCTGGACTGGAAGCTCGATCTCCAGGACCCGGTCCGCCGCGACTTCGTCGACAAAGAGCAGTTCGAGGCGCTCCTGTCCGCCAAGGGCATCAGCAACGACGACACGGTCGTGCTCTACGGCGGCAACAACAACTGGTTCGCCGCCTACGCCTTCTGGTACTTCACGCTCTACGGCCACCAGAGCGTCAAGCTCGTCGACGGCGGTCGCAAGAAGTGGGAGCTGGAGTCTCGCCCCCTGAGCGACACCGTCGTCACCCGCCCCAGCACGACCTACGTGGCGCAGGACCAGGACCTGTCGATCCGGGCCTTCCGTGACGAGGTCGTGGCCTCGATCGGTCAGAAGAACCTCGTCGACGTCCGTTCACCCGACGAGTTCTCCGGCAAGATCCTCGCCCCGGCGCACCTTCCGCAGGAGCACGCCCAGCGCGCCGGTCACGTGCCCTCGGCGATCAACATCCCATGGAGCAAGGCGGCGAACGACGACGGTACGTTCAAGTCGGACGAGGAGCTCGCAGCCATCTATGGTGCTGCGGGCCTCGACACGACCAAGCCCACCATCGCCTACTGCCGTATCGGCGAGCGGTCGAGCCACAGCTGGTTCGTCCTGTCCGAGCTGCTCGGGCAGCCGGACGTGAAGAACTACGACGGCTCGTGGGTCGAGTACGGCTCCCTCGTGGGTGTGCCGATCGAGCTCGAGACCGCGAAGTGA
- a CDS encoding DUF6986 family protein — translation MLRSTDTLLETAYPGERSSRQPVHTVYVPADACTPTLAREWGERALAATSYVGGPAGLAAAILDDDALVAEVAPRVQAKLEAEPIEDLRLDFEDGYGDRGDAAEDEDALAVVRHIATTVADGTAPPFLGIRFKCLEAPTRARGLRTLDLVVSGLVDAGGLPDGLVLTLAKVTTVDQVDAMVRVCEQLEAAHGLPAGRLRFEIQVETPQLVLGADGTVPVARALHRAPGRVSSLHYGTYDYSASLGIAAQHQAMDHPAADHAKQAMQVAVAGTGVHLSDGSTNIVPVGSPDEIEAAWRLHARLVQRSLSAGFYQGWDLHPAQLVTRFIATYAFFRSGFAPAARRLDSYVSSRSGGVMDEPATARALARFVTRGLSCGALDAAEVTARCGLSPDALDALAFPVRPRGASTGTDGPSTQRSSTP, via the coding sequence ATGCTGCGGAGCACCGACACGCTCCTCGAGACGGCGTATCCCGGTGAGCGGTCCTCGCGTCAGCCTGTCCACACGGTGTACGTGCCTGCGGACGCGTGCACGCCGACGCTCGCGCGGGAGTGGGGCGAGCGGGCTCTCGCCGCGACGTCCTACGTCGGTGGTCCTGCGGGGCTCGCCGCGGCCATCCTCGACGACGACGCGCTCGTCGCGGAGGTCGCCCCACGGGTGCAGGCCAAGCTCGAGGCCGAGCCGATCGAGGACCTGCGCCTCGACTTCGAGGACGGTTATGGCGACCGGGGTGACGCAGCAGAGGACGAGGACGCCCTCGCGGTGGTCCGTCACATCGCCACCACGGTCGCGGACGGCACCGCCCCGCCCTTCCTCGGTATCCGCTTCAAGTGCCTCGAAGCGCCCACGCGTGCTCGTGGCCTGCGCACCCTCGACCTCGTCGTCTCGGGACTCGTCGACGCAGGCGGGCTCCCAGACGGTCTCGTCCTCACGCTCGCGAAGGTCACGACGGTCGACCAGGTCGACGCGATGGTCCGGGTCTGCGAACAGCTGGAGGCCGCGCACGGCCTGCCTGCGGGCCGGTTGCGCTTCGAGATCCAGGTGGAGACGCCTCAGCTCGTCCTGGGTGCGGACGGCACCGTCCCGGTGGCGCGCGCTCTGCACCGGGCACCGGGCCGGGTGTCGTCGCTGCACTACGGGACGTACGACTACAGCGCCTCGCTCGGGATCGCAGCGCAGCACCAGGCGATGGACCACCCGGCAGCCGACCACGCGAAGCAGGCGATGCAGGTCGCGGTCGCAGGGACGGGCGTGCACCTGTCCGACGGCTCGACGAACATCGTCCCGGTCGGCTCTCCAGACGAGATCGAGGCCGCGTGGCGCCTGCACGCCCGTCTCGTCCAGCGCTCCCTGAGCGCGGGGTTCTACCAGGGGTGGGACCTGCACCCGGCCCAGCTCGTCACGCGGTTCATCGCGACCTACGCGTTCTTCCGCTCCGGCTTCGCACCCGCTGCCCGGCGCCTGGACAGCTACGTCAGCTCTCGGTCTGGCGGAGTCATGGACGAGCCCGCGACGGCCCGGGCGCTCGCCCGCTTCGTCACGAGGGGACTGTCCTGCGGCGCTCTCGACGCAGCCGAGGTCACTGCACGGTGCGGGCTCAGCCCTGACGCGCTCGACGCGCTGGCGTTCCCCGTGCGTCCGCGCGGCGCGTCGACCGGCACAGACGGTCCATCCACCCAGAGGAGCAGCACACCATGA
- a CDS encoding 3-hydroxyacyl-CoA dehydrogenase NAD-binding domain-containing protein codes for MSDTTAGQQDPTTSSASAERVTHSYVRDVALPGGTGTLALVTLDNGLDHTKPTTFGQQGLAELTLTLTEVSRRAAAGEIVAAAVTGKPYFFVAGADLTSAKELAGADAAKHLASSGHDAYRLLTEMSVPTFGFINGVALGGGLEIALSCAYRTISSDVPAVGLPETALGLVPGWGGCYHLPRIVGLEKALEVIVARPAANKPYKAAEAFSIGIADALFDAADFLEQSIVWAAAVVRGEVSVTRPERESQQVWDGTLAVARERLDAVVHGARPAPYRALDVLAAVRDDDLDAGFAAEEDALTALLLTDELRASIYAFEAVNKGKRPTGAPDPRSARPVTCVGIVGAGLMAAQLALLFAQRLGVPVIMRDLDEERVGKGLDFVRATVDKLVATKRMSSDTAATVLGSVTGTTEIGDLASCDFVIEAVTEVLSLKKRVFAELEGVVSAETVLATNTSALSVTTMAADLAHPERVVGLHFFNPVAQMPLVEVVQAEKTSTEALATAFAVAKTLRKTAVLVADRPGFVVNRLLVLLMGEIVGAVERGTPVEVADRALRPLGLPMGPFALFALVGPAVGLHVLTSLRDELGDRFPVSPGLEKIVADGTPVVLPAPARGVPADVDPALQEVFDSVAQERSAPLDEAGVLDLVLTSLAREVGLMLDEGVVAGPTQIDLCMILGAGWPFSAGGITPYLDRTGYSDKVLGRTLLPDGVANVPA; via the coding sequence ATGTCTGACACGACGGCAGGACAGCAGGACCCGACCACCTCGTCCGCGAGCGCGGAGCGCGTGACCCATTCGTACGTCCGGGACGTCGCCCTCCCGGGAGGCACGGGCACGCTCGCGCTCGTCACGCTCGACAACGGGCTCGACCACACCAAACCGACGACCTTCGGTCAGCAGGGGCTCGCTGAGCTCACGCTCACGCTCACGGAGGTGTCGCGCCGTGCCGCGGCAGGAGAGATCGTCGCGGCCGCTGTCACCGGGAAGCCGTACTTCTTCGTGGCCGGCGCCGATCTGACGAGCGCGAAGGAGCTGGCCGGCGCCGATGCTGCGAAGCACCTCGCATCGTCGGGGCACGATGCGTACCGCCTGCTCACCGAGATGAGCGTCCCGACGTTCGGGTTCATCAACGGTGTCGCGCTCGGTGGTGGGCTGGAGATCGCGCTGAGCTGTGCGTACCGGACGATCTCGAGCGACGTTCCCGCGGTCGGGCTGCCGGAGACGGCTCTCGGTCTCGTCCCTGGGTGGGGCGGGTGCTACCACCTCCCACGGATCGTGGGGCTGGAGAAGGCGCTCGAGGTCATCGTCGCTCGTCCTGCGGCGAACAAGCCGTACAAGGCTGCTGAGGCGTTCTCGATCGGGATCGCCGACGCGCTCTTCGACGCGGCCGACTTCCTCGAGCAGTCGATCGTCTGGGCTGCCGCGGTGGTGCGCGGCGAGGTGAGCGTGACCCGTCCGGAGCGTGAGTCGCAGCAGGTGTGGGACGGCACGCTGGCGGTCGCGCGCGAGCGCCTGGACGCGGTGGTCCACGGTGCTCGTCCGGCGCCGTACCGGGCGCTCGACGTCCTGGCTGCTGTCCGGGACGACGACCTCGACGCGGGGTTCGCCGCAGAGGAGGACGCGCTGACGGCGCTCCTGCTCACCGACGAGCTCCGGGCGAGCATCTATGCCTTCGAAGCAGTGAACAAGGGCAAGCGCCCGACGGGTGCCCCCGACCCGAGGTCGGCCCGACCGGTGACGTGCGTGGGCATCGTCGGGGCGGGCCTCATGGCTGCTCAGCTCGCGCTGCTGTTCGCGCAGCGGCTCGGCGTCCCCGTGATCATGCGTGACCTCGACGAGGAGCGTGTGGGCAAGGGGCTCGACTTCGTGCGCGCCACGGTGGACAAGCTCGTCGCGACGAAGCGGATGTCGAGCGACACCGCTGCGACGGTCCTCGGCTCCGTGACCGGCACGACCGAGATCGGCGACCTCGCCTCGTGTGACTTCGTCATCGAGGCCGTGACCGAGGTGCTCAGCCTCAAGAAGCGTGTGTTTGCTGAGCTCGAGGGGGTCGTCTCGGCCGAGACCGTCCTGGCGACGAACACGTCTGCCCTCTCGGTGACGACGATGGCTGCCGACCTCGCGCACCCCGAGCGCGTGGTGGGCCTGCACTTCTTCAACCCGGTCGCCCAGATGCCTCTCGTCGAGGTGGTCCAGGCCGAGAAGACGTCGACCGAGGCTCTGGCGACGGCGTTCGCTGTCGCGAAGACGCTCCGCAAGACGGCTGTCCTCGTCGCCGACCGCCCAGGCTTCGTCGTCAACCGGCTCCTGGTCCTGCTCATGGGCGAGATCGTGGGTGCAGTCGAGCGCGGGACGCCGGTGGAGGTCGCGGACCGCGCCCTGCGTCCGCTCGGGCTGCCGATGGGGCCGTTCGCCCTGTTCGCTCTCGTGGGACCAGCTGTCGGGCTGCACGTCCTCACGTCGTTGCGCGACGAGCTCGGCGACCGGTTCCCGGTTTCTCCCGGGCTGGAGAAGATCGTCGCGGACGGCACCCCGGTCGTCTTGCCGGCGCCTGCGCGCGGCGTCCCCGCGGACGTCGACCCCGCTCTGCAGGAGGTCTTCGACTCGGTCGCGCAGGAGCGCTCCGCTCCGCTCGACGAGGCCGGCGTGCTGGATCTGGTCCTCACGTCTCTCGCTCGCGAGGTGGGCCTCATGCTCGACGAAGGCGTGGTCGCCGGACCGACGCAGATCGACCTCTGCATGATCCTCGGTGCGGGCTGGCCGTTCAGCGCAGGTGGCATCACGCCGTACCTCGACCGGACCGGATACTCCGACAAGGTCCTGGGGCGGACGCTCCTTCCTGACGGCGTGGCGAACGTCCCCGCCTGA
- a CDS encoding bifunctional allantoicase/(S)-ureidoglycine aminohydrolase has translation MTTPSYYAPAGGLPTQAELLTDRAIVTEAYTVIPRGVLRDIVTSNLPGWTKTRAWVLARPIAGFATTFAQYSVEVAPGGGSDHPEEEAAVESVVFVLSGALDLVLEGESHVMEAGGYAYVPAGATWTVANTGTEPVSFQWVRKEYEPLAGYRATAFVTRDQDVAPREMPDTDGAWATTRFVDPDDLAHDMHVNIVTFQPGGTIPFAETHVMEHGLYVLEGKAVYRLNDDWVEVQAGDFMWLRAFCPQACYAGGPGPFRYLLYKDVNRQVRLTTR, from the coding sequence ATGACGACACCGTCCTACTACGCACCCGCCGGCGGCCTGCCCACCCAGGCCGAGCTCCTCACGGACCGCGCGATCGTCACCGAGGCCTACACCGTCATCCCGCGCGGCGTCCTGCGAGACATCGTCACGAGCAACCTCCCTGGGTGGACCAAGACGCGTGCCTGGGTCCTCGCGCGTCCGATCGCCGGGTTCGCGACGACGTTCGCGCAGTACTCCGTCGAGGTAGCACCTGGAGGAGGCAGCGACCACCCTGAGGAGGAGGCAGCCGTCGAGTCGGTCGTGTTCGTCCTGTCTGGTGCGCTCGACCTCGTCCTCGAGGGCGAGAGCCATGTCATGGAGGCAGGCGGGTACGCGTACGTGCCTGCGGGCGCCACGTGGACGGTCGCGAACACGGGTACCGAGCCGGTGAGCTTTCAGTGGGTGCGCAAGGAGTACGAGCCGCTCGCCGGATACCGCGCGACGGCCTTCGTCACCCGGGACCAGGACGTGGCCCCACGAGAGATGCCGGACACCGACGGCGCGTGGGCCACGACGCGGTTCGTCGACCCCGACGACCTGGCCCACGACATGCACGTGAACATCGTGACCTTCCAGCCGGGCGGCACCATCCCGTTCGCCGAGACGCACGTCATGGAGCACGGGCTCTACGTCCTCGAGGGCAAGGCGGTCTACCGCCTCAACGACGACTGGGTCGAGGTCCAAGCAGGCGACTTCATGTGGCTGCGGGCGTTCTGCCCCCAGGCCTGCTACGCGGGAGGTCCGGGCCCGTTCCGCTACCTGCTCTACAAAGACGTCAACCGGCAGGTCCGGCTCACGACGCGCTGA
- the allB gene encoding allantoinase AllB: protein MPETVDEPCRDTASLCDLVLRGERVLTPSGIRPCEVGVRDGIIVAVEPLGTGLRGRETIDLAADETLLPGLVDTHVHVNEPGRTEWEGFASATRAAAAGGVTTIVDMPLNSVPPTVSVEALDVKRRAAAHQSFVDVGFWGGAVPGNTPDLRPLHDAGVFGFKCFLVHSGVDEFPHLDVDEMERDLVEIAATDSLLLVHAEDPHTIDDAPAPDGRRYADFLASRPRGAENVAIAHVIESARRTGARAHVLHLSSSDALPMIVTAKRDGVALTVETCPHYLTLVAEEVPDGGTAFKCCPPIREAANRDLLWQGLEDGTIDCIVSDHSPSTLDLKDLENGDFAVAWGGVSSLQLGLALVWTEARARGLPLERVVRWMSTRPAEIARLEGKGHLAVGYDADLAVFAADEVLVVDVARLHHKNPITPYAGRHLTGVVRTTYLHGRPVDFVEPTGRLVRRGPRRE, encoded by the coding sequence ATGCCTGAGACCGTTGACGAGCCCTGCCGCGACACCGCCTCGCTGTGCGACCTCGTCCTGCGCGGCGAGCGGGTCCTCACCCCGAGCGGCATCCGTCCGTGCGAGGTGGGCGTCCGCGACGGGATCATCGTGGCGGTCGAGCCGCTCGGTACAGGCCTGCGTGGGCGCGAGACCATCGATCTCGCCGCCGACGAGACCCTCCTGCCCGGGCTGGTCGACACCCATGTGCACGTCAACGAGCCGGGGCGAACCGAGTGGGAAGGGTTCGCGTCAGCGACCCGCGCGGCCGCTGCCGGCGGGGTGACGACCATCGTCGACATGCCGCTCAACTCCGTCCCGCCGACCGTCAGCGTCGAGGCGCTCGACGTGAAGCGTCGTGCTGCGGCGCACCAGTCGTTCGTCGACGTCGGCTTCTGGGGAGGAGCGGTGCCGGGGAACACCCCGGACCTGCGTCCGTTGCACGACGCCGGGGTGTTCGGGTTCAAGTGCTTCCTCGTCCACTCCGGGGTCGACGAGTTCCCCCACCTGGACGTCGACGAGATGGAGCGCGACCTCGTCGAGATCGCTGCGACGGACTCCCTGCTGCTCGTCCACGCCGAAGACCCGCACACGATCGACGACGCTCCCGCCCCCGACGGGCGACGCTACGCGGACTTCCTCGCGTCGCGCCCCCGTGGGGCCGAGAACGTGGCGATCGCCCACGTCATCGAGAGCGCGCGGCGCACCGGGGCCCGTGCGCACGTGCTCCACCTCTCGTCGTCTGACGCCCTGCCGATGATCGTCACCGCGAAGCGGGACGGCGTGGCGCTCACCGTGGAGACGTGCCCGCACTACCTGACGCTCGTCGCGGAGGAGGTCCCCGACGGTGGAACAGCGTTCAAGTGCTGCCCGCCCATCCGTGAGGCTGCGAACCGCGACCTCCTGTGGCAGGGGCTCGAGGACGGGACGATCGACTGCATCGTCTCTGACCACTCGCCGAGCACCCTCGATCTCAAGGACCTCGAGAACGGAGACTTCGCCGTCGCCTGGGGCGGGGTCTCGTCGTTGCAGCTGGGCCTGGCGCTCGTGTGGACGGAAGCGCGCGCTCGCGGTCTGCCGCTCGAGAGGGTCGTCCGGTGGATGTCGACGCGTCCGGCAGAGATCGCACGGCTCGAGGGCAAAGGGCACCTCGCCGTGGGGTACGACGCAGATCTCGCGGTGTTCGCTGCCGACGAGGTGCTGGTCGTGGACGTGGCGCGCCTGCACCACAAGAACCCGATCACGCCGTATGCGGGCCGGCACCTCACCGGGGTAGTGCGCACGACCTACCTTCACGGACGTCCCGTCGACTTCGTCGAGCCGACGGGACGTCTGGTGCGCCGAGGACCTCGGCGTGAGTGA